The following proteins are encoded in a genomic region of Danio rerio strain Tuebingen ecotype United States chromosome 16, GRCz12tu, whole genome shotgun sequence:
- the riiad1 gene encoding RIIa domain-containing protein 1: MMADRNDLEKLDFGALSLDQQVKLRQFKIKTRIANEKYLRFHPEVEMLLSDFLRNVFLKRPADVHEFAADHFSDPGLPTKIQAQIKINNK, translated from the exons ATGATGGCGGACAGAAACGATCTTGAGAAACTTGATTTCGGCGCTTTAAGTCTCGACCAACAGGTGAAGCTACGACAGTTCAAG ATCAAGACAAGAATTGCCAATGAAAAATATTTGAGGTTTCACCCAGAGGTGGAAATGTTACTGAGTGACTTTTTAAG AAACGTGTTTCTGAAAAGGCCTGCAGATGTTCATGAATTTGCAGCAG atCATTTCAGTGACCCTGGATTGCCAACAAAAATTCAGgcccaaataaaaatcaataataagTGA
- the LOC137487899 gene encoding uncharacterized protein isoform X2 produces the protein MHTPTHPSSRAQTLTPEVRERERERERERERASERAVIQCVAAEETTKMKQIARMFFVLSQWFSVIEGKAGESCVGIQQVDSYYFPLPDDVAVNVQDHRCDAEWTIDQWFTAILDGLSTHFSYPFKNVTQREIIVSYCPGSVRFHVTCPKYTKELTCSCTNFTEKSNPVFNTTPPSTNCTAAVFVGFVLTIVALTLLICRADRRASADEQRQPG, from the exons ATGCACACTCCCACACACCCGTCCTCTCGTGCCCAAACACTCACACcggaagtgagagagagagagagagagagagagagagagagagagcgagcgagcgagcgggCAGTCATTCAATGTGTGGCTGCAGAGGAAACAACCAAGATGAAACAGATCGCTCGAATGTTTTTCGTTTTGTCCCAGTGGTTTAGTGTGATCGAGGGAAAAG CAGGTGAATCGTGTGTTGGAATTCAACAAGTGGACTCCTATTACTTTCCGCTGCCTGATGATGTGGCTGTAAACGTGCAAGATCATCGATGTGATGCTGAGTGGACCATTGAT CAATGGTTCACAGCAATCCTTGATGGACTTTCAACACACTTTTCTTATCCCTTCAAAAATGTGACGCAACGTGAAATCATTGTCAGTTACTGTCCTGGTTCTGTCAGATTTCACGTCACTTGTCCT AAATACACCAAGGAACTCACTTGCTCAT GCACAAATTTCACAGAAAAAAGCAATCCAGTTTTTAACACTACTCCACCATCTACAA ATTGCACAGCTGCTGTTTTTGTCGGTTTTGTCCTGACCATTGTTGCTTTGACACTCCTTATCTGCAGGGCTGACAGGAG AGCCTCAGCTGATGAACAAAGGCAGCCTGGTTGA
- the LOC137487899 gene encoding uncharacterized protein isoform X1 translates to MHTPTHPSSRAQTLTPEVRERERERERERERASERAVIQCVAAEETTKMKQIARMFFVLSQWFSVIEGKAGESCVGIQQVDSYYFPLPDDVAVNVQDHRCDAEWTIDQWFTAILDGLSTHFSYPFKNVTQREIIVSYCPGSVRFHVTCPKYTKELTCSCTNFTEKSNPVFNTTPPSTNMSSLLSVQLSSVRHHYCTAAVFVGFVLTIVALTLLICRADRRASADEQRQPG, encoded by the exons ATGCACACTCCCACACACCCGTCCTCTCGTGCCCAAACACTCACACcggaagtgagagagagagagagagagagagagagagagagagagcgagcgagcgagcgggCAGTCATTCAATGTGTGGCTGCAGAGGAAACAACCAAGATGAAACAGATCGCTCGAATGTTTTTCGTTTTGTCCCAGTGGTTTAGTGTGATCGAGGGAAAAG CAGGTGAATCGTGTGTTGGAATTCAACAAGTGGACTCCTATTACTTTCCGCTGCCTGATGATGTGGCTGTAAACGTGCAAGATCATCGATGTGATGCTGAGTGGACCATTGAT CAATGGTTCACAGCAATCCTTGATGGACTTTCAACACACTTTTCTTATCCCTTCAAAAATGTGACGCAACGTGAAATCATTGTCAGTTACTGTCCTGGTTCTGTCAGATTTCACGTCACTTGTCCT AAATACACCAAGGAACTCACTTGCTCAT GCACAAATTTCACAGAAAAAAGCAATCCAGTTTTTAACACTACTCCACCATCTACAA ATATGTCCTCCTTGCTATCAGTTCAGCTTTCATCAGTGAGACATCACT ATTGCACAGCTGCTGTTTTTGTCGGTTTTGTCCTGACCATTGTTGCTTTGACACTCCTTATCTGCAGGGCTGACAGGAG AGCCTCAGCTGATGAACAAAGGCAGCCTGGTTGA